The following are encoded together in the Brassica napus cultivar Da-Ae chromosome A9, Da-Ae, whole genome shotgun sequence genome:
- the LOC106366262 gene encoding serine/threonine-protein phosphatase 7-like yields the protein MEPVTWPNGGTLTNEWVHGLMSSFEWSSWNLPPSQLPSVMPVNVFDSLILTASKILHKERNIVHVDDLDSDSKVVVVGDVHGQLHDLLFLLKDAGFPSQNQFYVFNGDYVDRGAWGLETFLVLLSWKVLMPDKVFLLRGNHESKYCTSMYGFEKEVLTKYGDKGKHVYRKCLGCFEALPLASIIAGRVYTAHGGLFRSPVLPKRTRGKKNRKVRLLEPETSSLKLGTLEELMQARRSVLDPPWEGSNLIPGDVLWSDPSMSPGLSPNEQRGIGLLWGPDCTEEFLKKCELKLIIRSHEGPDAREKRDGLGGMDIGYTIDHSVESGKLITIFSAPDYPQFQATEERYRNKGAYIVLQAPDFTDPQFRSFEAVTPRPKANPFYDFENVIDSDDEMDKSALDTNEEQASH from the exons ATGGAACCTGTTACGTGGCCAAACGGTGGGACTCTCACGAACGAGTGGGTCCACGGCCTCATGTCATCTTTCGAATGGTCTTCATGGAACCTCCCTCCTTCTCAGTTACCTTCGGTGATGCCCGTCAACGTCTTTGACTCCCTCATCCTCACCGCTTCCAAAATCCTCCACAAAGAACGTAACATTGTCCATGTCGATGATCTTGACTCTGATTCCAAAGTTGTTGTCGTTGGTGACGTTCATGGTCAGCTCCATGACCTTCTCTTCTTGTTAAAAGACGCTGGCTTTCCGTCTCAAAACCAGTTTTACGTCTTCAACGGGGACTATGTTGATCGTGGTGCTTGGGGTCTCGAGACTTTCCTCGTCCTCTTGTCCTGGAAG GTTTTGATGCCTGACAAAGTCTTCCTTCTCCGTGGCAACCATGAATCCAAATACTGCACATCTATGTACGGTTTCGAAAAAGAAGTGCTTACAAAATACGGAGACAAGGGAAAGCATGTGTACCGCAAATGCTTAGGCTGCTTCGAAGCTCTTCCTTTGGCTTCCATCATTGCAGGACGTGTTTACACAGCGCACGGAGGGCTTTTCCGCAGCCCGGTCTTGCCTAAGAGAACAAGGGGCAAAAAGAACCGCAAAGTGCGTCTTCTAGAGCCTGAAACGAGCTCATTGAAACTCGGTACTCTAGAAGAGTTGATGCAAGCTAGAAGATCAGTTCTTGATCCTCCTTGGGAAGGTTCCAACTTGATCCCCGGAGATGTTCTGTGGTCTGATCCTTCAATGAGTCCTGGCCTTTCGCCGAATGAACAGAGAGGCATTGGTCTTCTTTGGGGTCCTGATTGTACAGAGGAGTTTTTGAAGAAGTGTGAACTGAAGTTAATCATAAGATCACATGAAGGTCCAGATgctagagagaagagagatggcCTAGGTGGAATGGACATAGGATATACAATAGATCACAGTGTTGAATCGGGAAAGCTTATCACTATCTTCAGTGCTCCAGACTATCCACAGTTCCAG GCAACGGAAGAGAGGTATAGAAACAAAGGAGCTTATATTGTATTGCAGGCTCCTGACTTCACTGATCCTCAGTTTAGAAGTTTTGAAGCAGTTACTCCACGACCAAAG GCGAATCCGTTTTATGACTTTGAAAACGTGATTGATTCTGATGATGAGATGGATAAGTCTGCATTGGACACCAACGAGGAACAAGCAAGTCACTGA